A genomic stretch from Nitrospirota bacterium includes:
- the lon gene encoding endopeptidase La — protein MSTSAENEASQIEIPNLLPLLPIRDIVVFPYMVLPLFVGRDLSIKAIEHALGSNKLVLLVAQKSLEIENPGPQDMFTVGTIGMVMRMLKLPDGRIKILVQGISKAKVLEYTETSPFFTVKIEKIPETKQEKLPLEVEALMRTVKEQLEKIINFGRIVVPDIMVILENIEDPGRLADMIASNLGLKVDVAQEILEMIDPVARLRKVSEVLAKEIDVLSMQQKIQAEAKGEMDKTQREYYLREQVKAIQKELGDLDERSEEIGELRKRFKEAKMPEKVGKEADKQLKRLERMHPDSAEAATLRTYLETVAELPWSKKSKDKLNIKLASKVLNEDHFDLEKVKERILEFLAVRKMKEKMKGPILCFAGPPGVGKTSLGKSIARSLGREFVRISLGGIRDEAEIRGHRRTYVGALPGKIIQGIKQAGTLNPVFMMDEIDKIGTDFRGDPSSALLEVLDPEQNNAFMDHYLAVPFDLSNVMFITTANLIHTIPGPLRDRMEVIEISGYTLEEKLGIAMQYLIPRQLEANGITKKHAQLTEAALRKIISEHTREAGVRNLEREIAQVFRKVTRKIAEGKPKLYSITPTNLNQYLGIPKYLPEEEMKKDEVGVTTGLAWTEVGGDIIYVEATLMRGKGNLILTGQLGDVMKESAQAALSFIRSKSKELGIHPDIFSKNDIHIHVPAGAIPKDGPSAGITMACSIASALTAIPVRKEVAMTGEITLRGRVLPIGGLKEKILAAKAAGIKTILLPKRNEKDLEEIPKHIQKDLKLIFVETTEEVLQHALKRQIQTSHHVPRKRLPVSANA, from the coding sequence TTGTCGACCTCAGCTGAAAATGAAGCTTCCCAGATAGAAATCCCAAATCTTCTTCCCCTGCTCCCGATCCGGGACATCGTCGTTTTCCCTTACATGGTCCTACCTCTCTTTGTGGGGAGAGATCTCTCCATCAAGGCGATTGAACATGCCCTCGGGTCGAATAAACTGGTCCTCCTGGTCGCGCAAAAGTCGCTTGAAATTGAAAATCCGGGTCCACAAGATATGTTTACGGTTGGAACCATCGGTATGGTGATGAGGATGTTGAAACTTCCGGACGGCCGGATCAAGATTCTGGTTCAGGGCATCTCGAAGGCAAAGGTCCTGGAGTATACGGAAACATCTCCGTTTTTCACCGTCAAAATTGAAAAGATTCCCGAAACAAAACAGGAAAAACTTCCATTGGAAGTGGAGGCTTTGATGAGGACGGTGAAGGAACAACTTGAAAAGATAATCAATTTTGGAAGAATTGTGGTTCCCGACATTATGGTCATTCTCGAAAACATCGAAGACCCGGGACGTCTTGCTGATATGATCGCCTCCAATTTGGGCTTGAAAGTCGATGTCGCCCAGGAAATCCTGGAAATGATTGATCCAGTCGCACGGCTCCGCAAAGTGAGCGAAGTCCTTGCCAAGGAAATCGATGTTCTTTCCATGCAGCAAAAAATTCAGGCCGAAGCCAAAGGGGAAATGGACAAGACCCAGCGGGAGTATTACTTAAGGGAACAGGTCAAGGCGATTCAAAAGGAACTCGGAGACCTGGATGAGCGGTCGGAGGAGATTGGCGAATTAAGAAAACGTTTTAAAGAAGCCAAGATGCCGGAAAAAGTGGGAAAAGAGGCGGATAAACAGTTAAAGAGACTGGAAAGAATGCACCCAGACAGCGCCGAGGCGGCTACCTTAAGAACCTACCTCGAAACCGTCGCAGAACTCCCCTGGAGTAAAAAATCGAAGGATAAACTGAACATCAAACTGGCATCCAAGGTGCTCAATGAGGACCATTTCGATCTGGAAAAGGTCAAAGAAAGAATCCTGGAGTTTCTGGCCGTCCGAAAAATGAAGGAGAAAATGAAAGGACCGATACTCTGTTTCGCAGGACCTCCCGGAGTCGGAAAAACTTCATTGGGTAAATCGATCGCACGATCCCTCGGTAGAGAATTTGTCCGTATTTCACTCGGCGGAATCCGGGATGAAGCGGAAATCCGCGGACATCGCCGTACGTATGTCGGAGCCCTCCCCGGAAAGATTATTCAGGGAATCAAACAGGCGGGAACGCTCAATCCCGTATTTATGATGGATGAAATAGACAAAATTGGAACAGATTTCAGGGGAGACCCCTCATCTGCCCTTCTGGAAGTGCTTGACCCGGAGCAGAACAATGCGTTCATGGATCACTATCTGGCTGTCCCGTTCGATCTATCAAACGTCATGTTTATTACCACGGCTAATTTAATCCACACCATTCCGGGACCGCTCCGGGACCGAATGGAAGTGATTGAAATCTCCGGCTATACCCTAGAAGAAAAACTGGGTATCGCCATGCAGTATCTGATTCCGAGACAGCTGGAAGCCAATGGAATTACAAAAAAACACGCACAGCTGACTGAAGCGGCTTTAAGAAAAATCATATCCGAACATACCCGGGAAGCCGGCGTCCGTAATCTGGAAAGAGAAATCGCGCAGGTCTTCCGAAAAGTAACCCGGAAAATCGCAGAAGGAAAACCGAAACTTTATTCGATCACGCCAACCAACCTGAATCAATATCTCGGAATTCCCAAGTACCTCCCCGAAGAAGAAATGAAGAAAGACGAGGTCGGCGTCACGACCGGTCTCGCCTGGACCGAAGTGGGAGGAGATATTATATACGTGGAAGCGACGCTCATGAGAGGAAAAGGGAATCTGATTCTCACCGGCCAGTTAGGAGATGTCATGAAGGAATCGGCCCAGGCCGCTCTGAGCTTTATCCGGTCAAAAAGCAAGGAGCTCGGAATCCATCCGGATATTTTCTCAAAAAACGATATCCATATTCATGTTCCGGCTGGAGCCATTCCCAAAGACGGTCCTTCCGCAGGGATTACAATGGCTTGTTCAATCGCTTCTGCTCTGACCGCAATCCCGGTTCGAAAAGAGGTGGCAATGACCGGCGAAATTACGTTACGCGGAAGAGTCCTGCCCATTGGAGGACTCAAAGAAAAAATTCTGGCCGCAAAAGCGGCCGGCATCAAAACCATCCTTTTGCCGAAAAGGAACGAAAAAGACCTGGAGGAAATTCCAAAACATATTCAAAAGGATCTGAAACTGATTTTTGTCGAAACCACTGAGGAAGTCCTCCAGCACGCGTTAAAACGTCAGATTCAAACCTCTCATCATGTTCCCCGGAAGCGTCTTCCTGTATCCGCCAATGCCTGA
- the galU gene encoding UTP--glucose-1-phosphate uridylyltransferase GalU, producing MKREKSEHPLRKAIIPAAGLGTRFLPATKASPKEMLALVDKPLIQYVVEEAVASGITEIIIVTGRGKRAIEDHFDISFELEENLKSKGKKEALENLRKISNSAKFCYVRQPEALGLGHAILCAAHLIGNEPFAVLLGDDIIDSVKPTLLSMIEIYHRYHAPVIGVHRVPRNQIHQYGVISGALQAKGIYKISDLVEKPTADEAPSDFAIIGRYILTPEILTILEKTKPGKNGEIQLTDGLKAYTRENASYAYEIEGKRHDAGDKLGLLKATVEFGLKNSEFGKAFKEYLKSLKL from the coding sequence ATGAAAAGAGAAAAATCCGAGCACCCGTTACGCAAAGCGATTATTCCAGCCGCGGGTCTGGGAACCCGATTCCTTCCTGCTACCAAAGCCTCTCCCAAAGAGATGCTCGCTCTCGTTGACAAGCCCCTTATTCAATATGTGGTCGAAGAAGCGGTTGCATCCGGCATTACCGAAATCATCATTGTCACAGGAAGAGGTAAACGGGCCATCGAAGATCATTTCGATATCTCTTTCGAACTGGAAGAAAATCTGAAATCGAAAGGGAAAAAGGAGGCCCTTGAAAACCTCAGAAAGATCTCGAATTCTGCAAAATTTTGTTATGTCCGTCAGCCGGAAGCCCTCGGACTCGGCCATGCCATATTATGCGCGGCCCATTTAATTGGAAACGAACCCTTTGCCGTCCTCCTGGGAGATGATATTATCGATTCCGTCAAGCCGACTCTCCTTTCGATGATCGAAATTTATCATCGGTATCATGCCCCCGTCATCGGCGTACACCGGGTCCCCAGGAATCAAATCCATCAATATGGGGTAATCTCCGGAGCGCTTCAGGCAAAAGGGATATATAAGATTTCAGACCTGGTCGAGAAACCGACTGCCGATGAAGCTCCCTCTGATTTTGCCATTATCGGAAGATATATTTTGACTCCGGAAATATTGACCATTCTTGAAAAGACGAAGCCGGGTAAAAATGGGGAGATTCAACTGACCGATGGTTTAAAGGCATACACGCGCGAAAATGCTTCCTACGCTTATGAGATCGAAGGGAAAAGGCATGACGCAGGTGACAAACTCGGCCTTTTAAAGGCCACGGTTGAATTTGGCCTAAAAAATTCTGAATTTGGAAAAGCATTTAAAGAATATTTAAAGTCACTGAAATTATAA
- a CDS encoding GGDEF domain-containing protein, with amino-acid sequence MTLVNKSLEGKDLGLECKDRCQLPRLVELATYDDLTKILNRKGIIASLESEFRRVFRHKYPLSLLLIDLDHFKKINDSHGHIQGDFVLRASSSRMKEALRQEDYLGRYGGDEFLAVLPHTDFKGAMIVAQRLVEEFSQAPLQRGKLSFNQTVSIGVASYESGDTLTSFLERTDGALYQSKTDGRCRCFGRFSD; translated from the coding sequence ATGACTTTGGTCAACAAATCTCTTGAAGGAAAAGATCTCGGTCTGGAATGTAAAGATCGCTGCCAGCTTCCCCGACTTGTCGAATTGGCCACTTATGACGATTTGACTAAAATATTGAATCGAAAAGGAATCATTGCCTCGCTGGAAAGTGAATTTAGAAGGGTTTTCAGACATAAATATCCACTTTCGCTTCTCTTGATCGATTTGGACCATTTTAAAAAGATTAATGATTCTCACGGGCATATCCAGGGTGATTTTGTATTAAGAGCTTCTTCTTCAAGGATGAAAGAAGCCCTTCGGCAAGAAGACTACCTTGGGCGATATGGCGGGGACGAATTTCTGGCAGTTCTTCCGCATACCGATTTTAAAGGAGCGATGATCGTAGCACAGAGACTGGTGGAAGAGTTTAGCCAGGCGCCTCTTCAAAGAGGCAAGCTGTCGTTTAATCAAACGGTCAGTATCGGCGTCGCATCCTATGAATCAGGTGATACGCTGACCTCATTTCTGGAAAGAACAGATGGTGCCCTTTATCAGTCTAAAACCGATGGCAGGTGCAGATGTTTTGGTCGGTTTAGCGATTAG
- a CDS encoding dephospho-CoA kinase, whose product MGILKIGLTGGIAAGKSRIAKMFKALGTELIDADLIARQVTEIGTPAYKKMVRAFGPSCLNKKGEIDRKKMGKIVFENPEKRKILNTIVHPEIFKKERVIERQIKRKNRNAVIVYDSPLLIETGSFVKMDAVVLVHVKREIQISRLIKRNHLTRDESVKRVRAQFSHSQKRKYADYLIKGDEGRESTRKRVHKIFREILEEFRPNR is encoded by the coding sequence ATGGGAATTTTGAAAATTGGCCTTACGGGAGGTATCGCTGCAGGAAAAAGCAGAATAGCCAAGATGTTTAAAGCCTTGGGAACCGAGCTTATCGACGCCGATTTGATCGCACGGCAAGTAACCGAAATCGGGACACCGGCTTACAAAAAAATGGTCCGCGCCTTCGGTCCTTCCTGTTTAAACAAAAAAGGAGAAATTGACCGGAAAAAAATGGGGAAAATTGTGTTTGAAAACCCTGAAAAAAGAAAAATTCTGAACACCATCGTTCATCCAGAAATCTTCAAAAAGGAGAGAGTAATTGAAAGACAAATTAAAAGAAAAAACCGGAACGCCGTGATCGTATATGATAGTCCGCTCTTAATTGAAACCGGCTCATTCGTAAAGATGGATGCCGTGGTTTTGGTCCATGTGAAGCGAGAAATCCAGATTAGCCGGCTAATCAAACGAAATCACCTGACACGGGACGAAAGTGTCAAAAGAGTTCGGGCACAATTCTCTCACTCGCAAAAAAGGAAATACGCAGATTACCTTATCAAAGGTGATGAGGGCAGGGAATCAACCCGGAAAAGAGTTCATAAGATCTTCCGTGAAATACTCGAGGAATTTCGACCTAATCGCTAA